In Saccharothrix syringae, the following are encoded in one genomic region:
- a CDS encoding amidohydrolase family protein, giving the protein MSLRLHAPVVLPCDPACSVLRDAVVDVVDGRVAHVGPRADAPAFDGEVRELTGILLPGLVNTHAHSPMVLLRGMGGDLPLLRWLREAMWPAEARMKPEDIRVGMLLGAVEMLRNGVTTSAEMYFHGEQLADAVLAAGSRVLFGAAIMDLPGLPWRPMAEEITRWIDADGLRIGPHERVELSYGPHSAYTLAPEALAEVAGLARDRGALLQVHVAESAEEDVAQREAHGSVPRMLERFGVLGGRVLSAHSVHLSPEDVAIYARHGVGVAHCPGSNTKLASGIAPVKSYLDAGVKVGLGTDGPASNDDLDLFEEARLAALLARVTSLDATAMRAADALLLATRGGAAALGRDDLGALEPGRWGDVVHVDVDDPAFATGLDAPDEQVLANLVWASGTRRVKDVWVAGEQVVADGETTRVDRREAQAGVREVAARLR; this is encoded by the coding sequence ATGTCGTTGCGCCTGCACGCCCCCGTGGTCCTGCCCTGCGATCCCGCCTGCTCCGTCCTGCGCGACGCCGTGGTCGACGTCGTCGACGGCCGGGTCGCGCACGTCGGCCCGCGCGCCGACGCGCCCGCGTTCGACGGCGAGGTCCGCGAGCTGACCGGCATCCTGCTGCCCGGCCTGGTCAACACCCACGCGCACAGCCCGATGGTGCTGCTGCGCGGCATGGGCGGCGACCTGCCGCTGCTGCGCTGGCTGCGCGAGGCGATGTGGCCGGCCGAGGCGAGGATGAAGCCGGAGGACATCCGGGTCGGCATGCTGCTCGGCGCGGTGGAGATGCTGCGCAACGGCGTCACCACCAGCGCCGAGATGTACTTCCACGGCGAGCAGCTGGCCGACGCCGTGCTCGCGGCCGGGTCGCGGGTGCTGTTCGGCGCGGCGATCATGGACCTGCCGGGCCTGCCCTGGCGGCCGATGGCCGAGGAGATCACCCGGTGGATCGACGCGGACGGGCTGCGGATCGGGCCGCACGAGCGGGTCGAGCTGAGCTACGGGCCGCACTCGGCGTACACCCTGGCGCCGGAGGCGCTGGCCGAGGTGGCGGGGCTGGCGCGGGACCGCGGCGCGCTGCTCCAGGTGCACGTGGCCGAGTCGGCGGAGGAGGACGTGGCGCAGCGCGAGGCGCACGGCTCCGTGCCGCGGATGCTGGAGCGGTTCGGGGTGCTCGGTGGGCGCGTGCTGTCGGCGCACTCGGTGCACCTGTCACCGGAGGACGTCGCGATCTACGCCCGGCACGGCGTGGGCGTGGCGCACTGCCCCGGGTCGAACACGAAGCTGGCGTCGGGGATCGCGCCGGTCAAGTCCTACCTGGACGCGGGCGTGAAGGTCGGGCTGGGCACGGACGGGCCGGCGTCCAACGACGACCTGGACCTGTTCGAGGAGGCCCGGCTGGCGGCGCTGCTGGCGCGGGTGACGTCGCTGGACGCGACCGCGATGCGGGCGGCCGACGCGCTGCTGCTGGCCACGCGCGGTGGGGCGGCGGCGCTGGGCCGGGACGACCTGGGCGCGCTGGAGCCGGGGCGGTGGGGCGACGTGGTGCACGTGGACGTGGACGACCCGGCGTTCGCCACAGGGCTGGACGCGCCCGACGAGCAGGTGCTGGCGAACCTCGTGTGGGCGTCCGGGACGCGGCGGGTCAAGGACGTGTGGGTCGCGGGCGAGCAGGTCGTGGCCGACGGTGAGACGACGCGGGTGGACCGGCGCGAGGCGCAGGCCGGGGTGCGCGAGGTGGCCGCCCGGCTGCGGTAG